A region from the Muribaculum gordoncarteri genome encodes:
- a CDS encoding ORF6N domain-containing protein — translation MNELQLIQSKIYEIRGQKVMLDRDLAELYNVTTSNLNKAVKRNIRRFPDDFMFQLTKAEFDELKTNLIFQNGTSNWGGTRKLPYAFTEQGLAMLSGLLNSDIAIKVNINIMRAFVAIRQMIADNSPLKRLSTLEKNFNELKQDLEEIFADYNDINEDTRAQIEAINTTLAELQAKPKNTPRRPVGFIKPKE, via the coding sequence ATGAACGAATTGCAGTTAATCCAGAGCAAAATCTACGAAATACGGGGTCAAAAAGTGATGCTCGACAGAGATTTGGCCGAGTTGTATAATGTCACGACCTCCAATCTTAATAAGGCAGTAAAACGAAACATACGACGCTTTCCCGATGATTTTATGTTTCAACTGACCAAAGCCGAATTTGACGAGTTGAAAACAAACTTGATATTCCAAAATGGAACATCAAACTGGGGCGGTACTCGAAAGTTGCCCTATGCTTTTACGGAGCAAGGATTGGCCATGCTTTCGGGATTGCTAAACAGTGACATTGCAATTAAGGTAAATATCAATATAATGCGGGCATTTGTTGCAATCCGTCAGATGATAGCCGACAATTCACCGCTCAAACGACTTTCCACGCTTGAAAAGAACTTCAACGAACTAAAGCAGGACTTGGAAGAGATTTTTGCCGACTACAACGACATCAACGAAGATACACGCGCCCAAATAGAAGCAATCAACACCACACTTGCCGAGCTTCAGGCAAAGCCCAAGAACACGCCCCGCCGCCCCGTAGGCTTCATTAAACCCAAAGAATGA
- a CDS encoding CapA family protein: protein MTLLHLLLLSFVSMLFGSEKADIVFAGDAMQHKAQIDAASRGDGVYDYSDCFTALSPYISDADYAVVNLETPLGGEPYSGYPCFSAPDSYLDALTDAGFDMMLTANNHTLDKRDRGLVRTLDKLDERNVTHLGTYRNAAERDSMLPMIVDIAGFKVGFLNYTYGTNGIKLNSDAVVDYIDRDKMARDIARTRSCGAELIAVCVHWGLEYQLLPSPAQRQLADFLVEQGVDMIIGGHPHVIQPMEMRRRADGSNVVVVYSLGNFISNMKTVDTRGGAMVKVNLERDDEGRAHVASADYRLVFTVPPSAASGNFRLVPVENCTKGDVGAKCKAFTQSAERIFNKHNVGIGRDTVTIRQQKMTPLEKFLYKTFGALQK, encoded by the coding sequence ATGACGCTGTTGCACCTGTTGCTGTTGTCGTTCGTGTCGATGCTTTTCGGCAGCGAAAAGGCCGATATTGTATTTGCCGGCGACGCAATGCAGCATAAGGCGCAGATAGATGCTGCCTCCCGCGGTGACGGGGTGTATGACTATTCCGACTGTTTCACGGCGCTGTCGCCCTACATCTCCGATGCCGACTATGCGGTGGTGAATCTTGAAACACCGCTTGGAGGCGAACCTTATTCGGGCTATCCTTGTTTCAGTGCGCCCGACTCCTATCTTGATGCATTGACCGATGCCGGATTTGACATGATGCTTACAGCCAACAATCACACTCTCGACAAGCGTGACCGCGGACTTGTGCGCACTCTTGACAAACTCGACGAGCGCAATGTGACGCATCTCGGCACCTATCGCAATGCCGCCGAGCGTGACTCGATGTTGCCGATGATTGTCGACATAGCCGGCTTCAAGGTGGGATTTCTCAATTACACTTACGGTACCAACGGCATAAAGCTAAACAGCGATGCCGTGGTCGACTATATCGATCGTGACAAGATGGCGCGTGACATAGCTCGCACCCGAAGCTGTGGAGCCGAATTGATAGCGGTGTGCGTGCACTGGGGCTTGGAGTATCAGCTGCTCCCGTCGCCTGCACAGCGTCAGCTTGCCGATTTTCTTGTTGAACAAGGTGTCGACATGATAATAGGCGGTCACCCTCATGTGATTCAGCCTATGGAAATGCGTCGCCGTGCCGACGGCTCCAACGTTGTAGTCGTGTATTCACTCGGTAATTTTATATCCAACATGAAGACCGTCGATACACGAGGAGGTGCCATGGTGAAGGTGAATCTTGAACGTGACGACGAGGGTAGGGCGCATGTGGCTTCGGCCGATTACCGACTGGTGTTTACGGTGCCTCCGTCGGCAGCGTCGGGAAATTTCCGCCTTGTCCCGGTCGAAAACTGTACTAAAGGAGATGTCGGGGCTAAGTGCAAGGCATTTACACAATCGGCCGAACGAATATTCAACAAGCACAATGTAGGCATAGGACGCGATACCGTTACAATACGCCAACAAAAAATGACTCCGCTGGAGAAATTTCTGTACAAAACATTTGGTGCGTTACAAAAATAG
- a CDS encoding helix-turn-helix domain-containing protein — protein sequence MNKIKLYTHDEMLNRVVGEIGTPRRNAMEAELQSYLIGEAIKQARKEKKLTQSQLGELMGVQRAQVSRIENGHNLTIGTISRAFKALGMTVSLNCGNMSIALG from the coding sequence ATGAACAAAATAAAACTTTACACTCATGATGAAATGCTCAACCGCGTTGTCGGTGAGATAGGCACTCCGCGTCGAAATGCAATGGAAGCTGAGCTACAGTCCTATCTTATAGGAGAGGCAATAAAACAAGCCCGTAAAGAAAAGAAACTCACACAATCGCAACTCGGAGAACTTATGGGGGTACAACGCGCACAAGTATCTCGAATCGAAAACGGACATAACTTGACAATTGGCACTATATCAAGGGCTTTTAAAGCACTCGGCATGACGGTTTCTCTCAATTGTGGAAACATGAGTATAGCGCTTGGATAG
- a CDS encoding response regulator transcription factor — protein MKEHELRLKKLLTGQQFVDDAQKDESLENAKEYAYAYAQATNGIAVISDLQQDVCYIYSGKFGHALGLPDYTENSSSAFESEIFNTIPADELLERHILELRFYHFLQSIPVEERPDYNAFCLIHLRQPDGTTLSVLHTIRYIICNTNGSLWLGLCTYVPFPLAHGSVEGCMTNTRTGKAVDSEQYLQYDNLLLSKRQVEILSMLAKGVGSKQIADKLNISVHTVSRHRQDILSRLRVTNTAAAVEIGFRMHLIH, from the coding sequence ATGAAGGAACACGAACTAAGATTGAAAAAGCTGTTGACCGGACAACAGTTTGTCGATGACGCTCAGAAAGATGAATCGCTGGAAAATGCAAAAGAGTATGCCTATGCCTACGCGCAGGCTACCAACGGCATTGCGGTTATATCGGATTTGCAGCAGGATGTGTGCTATATATACTCGGGTAAATTCGGTCATGCATTAGGCCTTCCCGATTATACCGAGAACAGCAGTTCGGCTTTTGAGAGCGAGATATTCAATACAATTCCTGCTGATGAGCTGCTTGAACGGCATATTCTTGAACTCAGGTTCTATCATTTCCTTCAGTCGATACCTGTTGAGGAGAGGCCCGACTACAATGCATTCTGCCTGATACATCTTCGTCAGCCCGACGGAACAACGTTGTCGGTGCTTCACACGATACGTTATATAATATGCAATACCAACGGCAGTCTTTGGCTTGGCTTATGCACTTATGTGCCTTTCCCGTTGGCGCACGGATCGGTTGAGGGGTGCATGACAAATACGCGTACGGGCAAGGCTGTGGATTCAGAGCAGTATCTTCAGTACGATAACCTGCTTCTCAGCAAGCGTCAGGTTGAGATACTTTCTATGTTGGCTAAAGGGGTGGGGAGCAAGCAGATTGCCGATAAGCTTAATATATCGGTGCATACTGTAAGCCGCCATCGTCAGGACATACTTTCACGACTTCGCGTTACCAATACCGCTGCCGCAGTTGAAATCGGGTTTAGAATGCACCTGATTCATTGA
- the panC gene encoding pantoate--beta-alanine ligase, with the protein MKIIRTVEELKSVVGALKAEGKSVGLVPTMGALHDGHVSLMEKARGDNDVVVVSVFVNPTQFNNPDDLRTYPRTEEADCARMRDAGVDIAFIPSVEEIYPEPDNRVFDLGKVAEVMEGAMRPGHFNGVAQIVSKLFRMVEPTRAYFGEKDFQQIAVIRRMVEIEGFKNLEIVDCPIKREADGLALSSRNVRLTPHQREIAPNIHRIMVESLDKARDCSVEEVKRSVIDAVNAYPEMDVEYYEIVNAADMQPITDWSQASQAVGCITVYLGDVRLIDNIKYTI; encoded by the coding sequence ATGAAAATTATTAGAACAGTCGAAGAGCTTAAGAGCGTCGTTGGCGCATTGAAAGCCGAAGGTAAGTCGGTGGGACTTGTTCCTACCATGGGTGCCCTTCACGACGGACACGTATCATTGATGGAGAAGGCTCGCGGTGACAATGATGTTGTCGTTGTGAGCGTATTTGTAAATCCTACACAGTTTAATAATCCCGATGACCTGCGCACCTATCCCCGCACCGAGGAGGCCGATTGCGCCCGCATGCGCGACGCAGGTGTCGACATCGCATTCATCCCCTCGGTAGAGGAGATATATCCCGAACCTGACAACCGTGTGTTTGACCTCGGCAAGGTGGCCGAAGTTATGGAAGGCGCCATGCGCCCCGGACATTTCAACGGCGTGGCTCAGATTGTGAGCAAGCTGTTCAGAATGGTCGAGCCTACAAGGGCTTATTTCGGAGAGAAGGATTTCCAGCAGATTGCCGTGATACGCCGCATGGTCGAAATCGAGGGATTCAAGAATCTCGAAATTGTCGACTGCCCCATCAAGCGCGAGGCCGACGGCCTTGCACTGAGCTCGCGCAACGTAAGGCTTACGCCTCACCAGCGTGAGATAGCTCCCAACATACACCGCATCATGGTCGAGAGCCTTGACAAGGCCCGTGACTGCAGCGTCGAGGAGGTTAAGCGCAGTGTGATAGATGCTGTAAACGCTTATCCCGAAATGGATGTGGAGTACTATGAAATCGTAAATGCTGCCGACATGCAGCCTATTACCGATTGGTCGCAGGCATCTCAGGCCGTGGGATGCATCACCGTCTATCTCGGCGATGTGCGTCTGATCGATAATATTAAATACACTATTTGA
- a CDS encoding CapA family protein — MQLSNYRDFLVEQGVDMIIGGHPHVIQPMEMRRRADGSNVVVVYSLGNFISNMKTVDTRGGAMVKVNLERDDEGRAHVASADYRLVFTVPPSAASGNFRLVPVENCTKGDVGAKCKAFTQSAERIFNKHNVGIGRDTVTIRQQKMTPLEKFLYKTFGALQK, encoded by the coding sequence ATGCAACTGTCAAACTACCGCGATTTTCTTGTTGAACAAGGTGTCGACATGATAATAGGCGGTCACCCTCATGTGATTCAGCCTATGGAAATGCGTCGCCGTGCCGACGGCTCCAACGTTGTAGTCGTGTATTCACTCGGTAATTTTATATCCAACATGAAGACCGTCGATACACGAGGAGGTGCCATGGTGAAGGTGAATCTTGAACGTGACGACGAGGGTAGGGCGCATGTGGCTTCGGCCGATTACCGACTGGTGTTTACGGTGCCTCCGTCGGCAGCGTCGGGAAATTTCCGCCTTGTCCCGGTCGAAAACTGTACTAAAGGAGATGTCGGGGCTAAGTGCAAGGCATTTACACAATCGGCCGAACGAATATTCAACAAGCACAATGTAGGCATAGGACGCGATACCGTTACAATACGCCAACAAAAAATGACTCCGCTGGAGAAATTTCTGTACAAAACATTTGGTGCGTTACAAAAATAG
- a CDS encoding IS1634 family transposase yields the protein MKLKITKTKKTSILYVQKAYRDKNGKSTSRIHERLGTLEEVRQRCGDRDPVEWAREYIARLTAQEKEGRQVIISRLSPTKLIEKGEAQSCESGYLFLKRLYHKVGMDRICEAISRKHKFDFDFNKVLELMVYERLLRPASKLGNYRRSGSYIEPFDIEKQHIYRSLDILDRHGEYIQKRLFLNSSKVVERDTTVMYYDCTNYFFERESADPDYVTDKKGNVHERIRKYGVSKEHRPNPIVQMGMFIDNSGMPVAMCINPGNANEQTTLIPTEKIIVEKMGVSKIVVCTDGGLSSEGNRSYNSTAERSFITVQSIKKLEDNLRDWCLEPTGWKLVKSDTVQKDKRYRDADEDELEFDLTDADTARYYGDRTFYRERWIVNEKTKFSQRLIVTFSYKYRDYLRFLRQREIDKADSNARGNRTLTKSYKSPDRFLSETYATEDGEVAVFRTVSLNLDAISEEEKYDGFYAICTDLSDNVTKIIELNHNRWESEDAFRVIKTDFKGRPVFVWTAEHIRAHFIVCFITLLLFRIMEKELNYKYTSSAIIEKLRSMTMNIVKGEGYKPNFTRDDLTDDLHAKAGFRLDTEIVTRQKIKQIIANIKKG from the coding sequence ATGAAGCTGAAAATAACCAAGACAAAAAAGACTTCCATCCTTTATGTACAGAAGGCATACAGGGACAAGAACGGCAAAAGTACCTCAAGAATCCATGAGCGCCTTGGAACGCTTGAGGAAGTTCGTCAGAGATGCGGAGACAGAGATCCTGTTGAATGGGCCAGGGAATATATCGCCAGGCTTACGGCACAGGAGAAGGAGGGCCGGCAGGTGATAATATCACGTCTGTCGCCCACAAAGCTTATTGAAAAAGGCGAGGCTCAGAGTTGCGAGAGCGGATATCTGTTTCTTAAACGGCTGTACCATAAGGTCGGGATGGACAGGATATGCGAGGCAATCTCACGTAAACATAAGTTCGACTTCGATTTCAACAAAGTTCTGGAGCTGATGGTCTACGAACGGCTTTTGAGACCGGCTTCAAAACTAGGTAATTATCGCAGGAGCGGAAGCTATATCGAGCCTTTTGATATAGAAAAACAGCATATCTACAGGAGTCTGGATATCCTGGACAGACACGGTGAATACATCCAGAAGAGACTTTTCCTTAATTCGTCAAAGGTTGTCGAACGGGATACGACCGTCATGTACTATGACTGCACCAACTATTTTTTCGAGAGAGAATCTGCCGATCCGGACTATGTGACAGACAAAAAAGGGAACGTTCATGAACGTATACGCAAGTACGGAGTCTCCAAGGAACATCGACCGAACCCCATCGTACAGATGGGTATGTTCATCGACAACTCCGGCATGCCGGTTGCGATGTGCATCAATCCCGGCAATGCCAACGAACAGACTACCTTGATTCCAACTGAAAAGATTATAGTTGAGAAGATGGGGGTCAGCAAGATTGTAGTCTGTACAGACGGAGGTCTCTCTTCTGAAGGCAACCGGTCATATAACTCCACAGCAGAAAGATCATTCATAACGGTGCAGTCAATAAAGAAACTGGAGGATAATCTCAGGGACTGGTGTCTGGAACCGACAGGATGGAAACTTGTAAAGTCCGACACGGTACAAAAAGACAAGCGGTACCGGGATGCAGACGAGGATGAACTGGAGTTTGACCTGACTGATGCCGATACTGCCCGTTATTACGGAGACCGCACTTTTTATCGCGAGCGTTGGATTGTCAATGAAAAGACAAAGTTCTCTCAAAGATTGATTGTGACATTTTCATACAAATACCGCGACTACCTCCGATTCCTGCGTCAACGCGAGATTGACAAGGCTGACAGCAATGCACGTGGAAACAGGACATTGACCAAATCTTATAAGAGCCCTGACAGGTTCCTTTCCGAGACCTACGCCACAGAAGACGGCGAGGTTGCGGTATTCAGAACCGTCTCCCTGAATCTTGACGCCATATCAGAAGAAGAAAAATATGACGGCTTCTATGCGATATGTACGGATCTGTCTGACAATGTGACGAAAATCATCGAACTGAACCATAACCGCTGGGAGTCGGAGGATGCCTTCAGGGTCATCAAGACTGACTTCAAGGGTCGACCCGTCTTCGTCTGGACGGCGGAACACATAAGGGCCCACTTCATTGTCTGCTTTATCACACTACTGCTCTTCAGAATAATGGAAAAGGAACTGAACTATAAATACACATCCTCCGCTATAATTGAGAAACTACGGTCAATGACTATGAACATAGTCAAGGGAGAAGGCTACAAGCCTAACTTCACACGGGATGATCTTACCGATGACCTACATGCCAAAGCCGGCTTCAGACTCGACACCGAGATTGTTACTCGTCAGAAAATCAAACAGATTATTGCTAATATTAAAAAAGGTTAA
- a CDS encoding DUF1349 domain-containing protein has protein sequence MKRSSIYNVIIGMSIALIACRPQSQEIQPEVASDDTPSRNNVTECMVATQDVTFTHALNNADKYAKVLDNGTLEFKCPEGLDFFIDPNEGKLTNTTLPALLTKVDNTKPFTLTAKVTPEFTPEGLYNAADLLVYANDSLWQKLCFEQDEYGMHRIVSVRTKGTSDDNNHDKLDVPSVFLKISSDTHTIASYYSIDNNEWHMVRLYENYYPDSLLVGVSSQCPKRGSCTSLIEDITLNVDNVKDFRMGK, from the coding sequence ATGAAACGAAGCTCAATTTACAATGTAATTATAGGCATGAGCATCGCCTTGATTGCCTGTCGCCCGCAAAGTCAGGAAATTCAACCCGAAGTGGCAAGTGACGACACTCCAAGCCGAAACAACGTTACCGAATGTATGGTAGCAACACAGGATGTCACATTCACTCATGCGTTAAACAACGCCGACAAATATGCCAAAGTCCTGGACAACGGCACATTGGAATTCAAGTGTCCCGAAGGTCTTGACTTTTTCATCGACCCCAACGAAGGCAAGCTCACCAACACTACCCTTCCGGCTCTGTTAACAAAGGTAGACAATACAAAACCGTTCACTCTTACGGCTAAAGTAACGCCCGAATTTACACCTGAAGGATTATACAATGCCGCCGACCTGCTGGTATATGCCAATGATTCACTTTGGCAGAAACTATGCTTTGAACAGGATGAATACGGCATGCACCGCATAGTATCGGTCAGGACAAAGGGCACATCTGACGACAACAATCATGATAAACTGGATGTTCCGTCGGTATTCCTTAAGATATCATCGGACACCCACACTATTGCAAGCTACTACTCTATCGACAATAACGAGTGGCACATGGTGCGACTTTATGAAAACTACTACCCCGACAGCCTGTTAGTCGGTGTCAGCAGCCAATGCCCCAAACGCGGCTCCTGCACGAGCTTGATTGAGGACATAACGCTCAATGTCGACAATGTTAAAGATTTCAGAATGGGAAAATAG
- a CDS encoding type II toxin-antitoxin system RelE/ParE family toxin, with protein sequence MCLKAKFDIIYMEDALSFLQSLPEKVQDKIAFNISKSRYFIDKELFKKLNDDIWEFCTKYQGMTYRLLAFWDNEVGSLVIATHGFIKKTQKTPINEIAKAEALRKEYFSNKQK encoded by the coding sequence ATGTGCCTGAAAGCAAAGTTTGATATAATATACATGGAGGATGCCCTAAGTTTTCTCCAATCCTTGCCCGAAAAGGTACAAGACAAGATAGCATTCAACATTTCCAAAAGCCGTTATTTTATAGATAAGGAATTGTTCAAGAAGCTTAATGATGATATTTGGGAGTTCTGCACAAAATATCAAGGCATGACTTACAGGCTATTGGCGTTTTGGGATAATGAGGTCGGAAGTTTGGTCATTGCCACTCATGGCTTTATTAAGAAAACCCAAAAGACTCCGATTAATGAGATAGCCAAAGCGGAAGCACTTAGAAAAGAATATTTTAGCAATAAACAGAAATAA
- the ffh gene encoding signal recognition particle protein: protein MFENLSERLERSFKLLKGQGKITEINVAETLKDVRRALLDADVNYKVAKQFTDTVKAKALGQNVINAIKPSELMVKIVHDELTSLMGGDTAPLNLSGNPTVILMSGLQGSGKTTMSGKLARKLKSEKSKRPLLVAGDVYRPAAIEQLKVLGEQIEVPVYTEEGNKNPVQIAENAISYAKANHYDLVIVDTAGRLAVDEAMMNEIAAIKKAIKPQETLFVVDSMTGQDAVNTAKEFNDRLDFDGVVLTKLDGDTRGGAALSIRTVVTKPIKFVGTGEKLDALDYFHPARMADRILGMGDIVSLVEKAQQQFDEKEARELQRKIAKNQFNFNDFLNQIQQIKKMGNLKDLASMIPGVGKAIKDIDIDDNAFKGIEAIIHSMTPQERANPEIINGSRRQRIARGSGTTIQEVNRLLKQFEETRKMMKAATAMKANPMKMMRNMRRR, encoded by the coding sequence ATGTTTGAAAATCTAAGTGAAAGACTTGAACGCAGTTTCAAGCTACTCAAGGGTCAAGGCAAAATTACCGAAATTAACGTAGCCGAAACGCTGAAGGATGTGCGCCGCGCGCTGCTTGATGCCGATGTCAACTACAAGGTGGCAAAGCAGTTTACCGACACGGTGAAGGCAAAGGCGCTCGGACAGAACGTTATAAACGCAATCAAGCCGAGCGAGCTCATGGTGAAGATAGTCCATGACGAGCTTACATCCCTGATGGGTGGCGACACTGCGCCGCTGAATCTCTCGGGTAATCCTACAGTGATTCTTATGTCGGGTCTGCAAGGCTCGGGTAAGACCACTATGTCGGGAAAGCTTGCCCGCAAGCTCAAGAGCGAAAAATCGAAGCGTCCGCTGCTTGTTGCCGGCGACGTCTATCGACCGGCTGCCATCGAGCAGTTGAAGGTGCTCGGCGAGCAGATAGAGGTTCCGGTCTACACTGAGGAAGGAAACAAGAATCCCGTTCAGATAGCGGAGAACGCAATCAGTTACGCCAAGGCCAACCACTACGACCTCGTGATTGTCGATACCGCCGGCCGACTTGCTGTCGACGAGGCGATGATGAACGAGATCGCTGCCATAAAGAAGGCCATAAAGCCTCAGGAAACACTCTTTGTCGTCGACTCGATGACAGGTCAGGATGCGGTAAACACAGCCAAGGAATTCAACGACCGCCTCGACTTTGACGGCGTAGTGCTCACCAAGCTCGACGGTGATACCCGAGGTGGTGCCGCGTTGTCGATACGCACGGTTGTCACCAAGCCCATCAAGTTTGTGGGTACGGGCGAGAAACTCGACGCACTCGACTACTTCCATCCTGCGCGTATGGCCGACCGTATTCTCGGCATGGGTGACATCGTGTCGCTCGTTGAGAAGGCCCAGCAGCAATTTGATGAAAAGGAAGCCCGTGAGCTGCAGCGCAAGATTGCCAAGAACCAGTTTAACTTCAATGACTTCCTGAATCAGATACAGCAGATCAAGAAGATGGGTAACCTCAAGGATCTTGCATCGATGATTCCGGGTGTGGGCAAGGCCATAAAGGATATTGACATTGACGATAACGCATTCAAGGGCATCGAGGCTATAATCCACTCGATGACTCCGCAGGAGCGTGCTAATCCTGAAATCATTAACGGCAGCCGCCGTCAGAGAATCGCCCGCGGCTCGGGTACTACCATCCAGGAGGTCAACCGCCTGTTGAAGCAGTTTGAGGAAACCCGCAAGATGATGAAGGCCGCAACTGCAATGAAGGCCAATCCGATGAAGATGATGCGCAACATGCGTCGTCGCTAA
- the folD gene encoding bifunctional methylenetetrahydrofolate dehydrogenase/methenyltetrahydrofolate cyclohydrolase FolD codes for MTLIDGKKIADEIKQEIAAAVESMVAEGRKRPHLAAILVGHDGGSETYVAHKVRACEQCGFKSTLIRFEDDVTEEKLLEAIDSLNRDDDVDGFIVQLPLPRHISEQKIIEAIDYRKDVDGFHPINVGRMSIGLPCYVSATPAGILELLARYDIPTKGKRCVVLGRSNIVGKPVAMLMMQKHNPGDATVTVCHSATKDLKDICREADIIIAALGSPGFVTADMVKPGAVIIDVGTTRVPDATRKSGFRLSGDVDFENVAPLCSYITPVPGGVGPMTICSLMKNTLLAGQGAIYG; via the coding sequence ATGACACTTATTGACGGTAAAAAAATCGCCGATGAAATAAAGCAGGAGATCGCCGCCGCCGTTGAGTCGATGGTGGCTGAAGGCCGCAAGCGTCCTCATCTTGCCGCCATACTCGTAGGACATGACGGGGGCAGTGAAACGTATGTAGCTCACAAGGTGCGTGCCTGTGAGCAGTGCGGATTCAAGTCGACGCTTATCCGCTTTGAGGATGATGTGACCGAGGAGAAGCTGCTTGAAGCCATTGATTCGCTTAACCGCGATGATGATGTCGACGGATTTATCGTGCAGCTGCCGTTGCCGCGTCACATATCCGAGCAGAAGATAATCGAAGCGATAGACTATCGCAAGGATGTCGACGGATTCCATCCGATAAACGTTGGAAGAATGTCGATAGGACTTCCGTGTTACGTTTCAGCCACTCCGGCCGGTATTCTTGAGCTGCTCGCACGCTACGACATACCCACCAAGGGCAAGCGTTGTGTCGTACTCGGACGAAGTAATATCGTGGGCAAGCCTGTGGCCATGCTCATGATGCAGAAGCACAATCCCGGCGACGCCACCGTTACGGTGTGTCACAGTGCGACCAAGGACCTGAAGGATATATGCCGCGAGGCCGACATAATAATCGCCGCCCTCGGCAGTCCGGGATTTGTAACCGCCGACATGGTTAAGCCCGGAGCCGTGATAATCGATGTGGGCACTACACGTGTTCCCGATGCTACGCGCAAGAGCGGATTCCGCCTTAGCGGTGATGTCGACTTTGAAAACGTGGCTCCTCTTTGCTCCTATATCACACCCGTGCCCGGCGGAGTAGGCCCTATGACCATCTGCTCGCTGATGAAGAACACTCTTCTTGCAGGCCAGGGAGCTATTTACGGATAA
- the panD gene encoding aspartate 1-decarboxylase, with amino-acid sequence MQVQVVKSKIHRVTVTESNLNYIGSITIDQDLMDAANIIAGERVYIVDNNNGERFDTYTIPGERGSGMICLNGAAARKVQPGDIVIIMAYAMMPFDEAKNFKPAVIFPDTATNRLV; translated from the coding sequence ATGCAGGTACAAGTGGTGAAATCAAAGATTCACCGTGTAACAGTGACCGAGAGCAATCTCAACTATATAGGCAGCATCACCATCGACCAGGACTTGATGGATGCCGCCAACATAATTGCCGGCGAGCGTGTCTACATCGTCGACAATAACAATGGCGAGCGATTTGACACTTACACAATCCCCGGAGAGCGCGGTTCGGGCATGATTTGCCTCAACGGAGCTGCCGCACGCAAGGTGCAGCCGGGTGACATTGTCATAATAATGGCCTACGCCATGATGCCTTTTGACGAGGCCAAGAACTTCAAGCCGGCGGTAATATTCCCCGATACCGCAACCAATCGACTTGTGTGA
- a CDS encoding DUF1349 domain-containing protein, translating into MTTKNIITLAMLAVTMASCSQKQQEEKTTAIITSTTEKNDTVMKEFVKENLYWTREPKQYVITDSLITIETEPNTDLWQRTYYGFSNDNAPVLQMKTSCQYFSFTVKTEFNSSALFDQCGIAIYLDSDNWMKASIEYENEDYQRLGSVVTNNGYSDWATHDIPSSIREMWYRLSRRGSDYYIETSLDGITFNQMRAFHLFKGDGEISFGIYAASPVDHSFTARFSNMEMGECKWESWSAEETGFNQTQSK; encoded by the coding sequence ATGACTACAAAAAACATCATCACATTGGCAATGCTGGCCGTAACAATGGCATCATGCAGCCAAAAACAGCAAGAAGAAAAAACAACTGCAATCATCACCTCAACAACTGAAAAAAACGACACCGTCATGAAAGAATTTGTAAAAGAGAATCTGTATTGGACGCGCGAGCCTAAACAGTATGTCATCACCGATTCATTGATAACCATTGAAACAGAACCCAATACCGACCTTTGGCAGCGCACCTACTATGGCTTCAGCAACGACAATGCCCCGGTGCTCCAGATGAAGACATCATGCCAATACTTCTCATTCACGGTAAAGACTGAATTTAACAGTTCGGCCCTTTTCGACCAATGCGGAATTGCCATATACCTTGACAGCGACAACTGGATGAAAGCCTCTATCGAATACGAAAACGAAGATTATCAGCGATTGGGAAGCGTGGTAACCAACAACGGATATTCCGACTGGGCAACCCACGACATACCATCGTCAATACGTGAAATGTGGTACCGCCTGAGTCGCCGAGGCAGCGATTATTACATCGAAACAAGCCTTGACGGAATCACATTCAACCAGATGCGCGCTTTCCACCTGTTTAAAGGCGACGGAGAAATATCATTCGGCATATATGCAGCAAGCCCTGTCGACCACTCATTCACAGCCCGATTCTCCAATATGGAAATGGGAGAATGTAAATGGGAATCATGGTCGGCCGAGGAAACCGGCTTCAACCAAACTCAGTCTAAATGA